A window from Deltaproteobacteria bacterium encodes these proteins:
- a CDS encoding PAS domain S-box protein — MPQPLKILFVEDDVADVELERAALRHEYAVSVSVVDSPEAFETALREGHHEVVLCDYTLPRFSGMAALAIWRAAGARIPFIYVSGTLSEELAVESIKAGATDYVLKGNLTRLPAAVDRALREFAAARSLRRTEAQRARVAAAVEQAEEMVLITEPDGTIVYANPAFTRITGYTAEEAIGRTPRLLRSGKQDEAFYADMWRRITRGEVWHGELINRRRDGRLYDAELTIAPVINSAGQIVNFSSIQRDVSERVAAERQLRELNAQLAETDRLKDAFLAAFSHELRTPLHVIMGYTEIMAETLGAQLDAAARGMFEAIGRNAGQLARLINETLDLARLRIDTLPLQLSTVDTGALVRELADSFAPLAASKHLRLTCEVPAAPIEAITDPLRLREVLGNLLDNAIKFTEAGEVRILATCDNGALVVEVQDTGIGVAGADIPRIFEDFRQLDDSPTRRYGGCGLGLAVSKRLLALLGGSIEVESEPGRGSCFRVRLPRTRPPGRPIAPKQPRR; from the coding sequence ATGCCCCAACCGCTCAAAATTCTGTTCGTCGAAGATGACGTCGCCGACGTCGAGTTGGAGCGGGCCGCGTTACGGCACGAGTATGCGGTAAGCGTAAGCGTCGTCGACAGCCCCGAGGCGTTTGAGACGGCGCTGCGCGAGGGCCATCATGAGGTGGTGCTGTGCGACTACACCCTGCCCCGCTTCTCGGGCATGGCGGCGCTAGCAATCTGGCGAGCGGCCGGCGCCCGCATTCCGTTCATTTACGTCAGCGGCACGCTGAGCGAAGAGCTGGCGGTCGAATCGATCAAGGCCGGCGCCACTGACTACGTGCTCAAAGGCAACCTCACCCGCTTGCCGGCAGCAGTGGACCGGGCGCTGCGTGAGTTTGCCGCGGCGCGCTCGCTGCGGCGCACCGAAGCTCAGCGTGCCCGGGTAGCCGCCGCCGTCGAGCAGGCCGAAGAAATGGTGTTGATCACCGAGCCGGACGGCACCATCGTCTACGCCAACCCGGCGTTCACCCGCATCACCGGCTACACTGCGGAAGAGGCCATCGGCCGAACGCCGCGGCTGCTGCGCTCGGGCAAGCAAGACGAGGCCTTCTATGCCGATATGTGGCGCAGGATCACTCGCGGCGAGGTCTGGCACGGTGAGCTGATCAACCGCCGCCGCGACGGCAGGCTCTACGATGCCGAGCTGACCATTGCCCCGGTGATCAACAGTGCCGGACAGATCGTGAATTTCTCCTCCATCCAGCGCGACGTGAGCGAGCGGGTGGCCGCCGAACGACAATTGCGCGAACTCAACGCTCAGCTGGCGGAGACCGATCGCCTGAAGGACGCCTTCTTGGCGGCCTTTTCCCACGAGCTGCGCACCCCCCTGCATGTGATCATGGGTTACACCGAAATCATGGCCGAGACTCTTGGCGCTCAGCTCGATGCCGCAGCCCGGGGCATGTTCGAAGCCATCGGGCGCAACGCCGGCCAGCTCGCCCGGCTGATCAACGAGACCCTCGATCTCGCCCGGCTGCGCATTGACACCTTGCCGCTCCAGCTGAGCACCGTCGACACCGGGGCGCTGGTACGCGAGCTGGCCGATAGTTTCGCCCCCTTGGCGGCCAGCAAGCACCTGCGACTGACCTGCGAGGTTCCCGCCGCTCCGATCGAGGCCATCACCGATCCGCTGCGGCTACGCGAGGTGCTGGGCAACTTGCTCGACAATGCCATCAAATTCACCGAAGCGGGTGAGGTTCGCATACTAGCCACGTGTGACAACGGCGCGCTGGTGGTGGAGGTGCAAGATACCGGCATCGGCGTGGCCGGGGCCGACATTCCGCGCATCTTCGAGGATTTTCGCCAGCTCGACGACAGCCCTACCCGCCGTTACGGCGGCTGCGGACTGGGCCTGGCGGTGAGCAAACGGCTGCTGGCTCTGCTCGGCGGCTCGATCGAGGTCGAGAGCGAGCCCGGCCGCGGCAGCTGCTTCCGCGTGCGCCTGCCGCGCACCCGGCCCCCGGGCCGGCCGATCGCTCCCAAGCAGCCGCGACGCTGA
- a CDS encoding response regulator — translation MTAKTEASKGEGIPPSAGLILLVEDDPSDADLTMHALQRARLLNPVRVVPDAESALLLLQRQEYEGRVGDRRVDLILLDLGLPRMSGRELLDTVWEDRHLRHIPVIVLTGSDSVADRLRSYKHGALGFLNKPIDVSELLHVLSDRTDSGLVFVRT, via the coding sequence ATGACCGCCAAGACCGAGGCAAGCAAGGGCGAAGGTATTCCACCATCGGCGGGCTTAATCTTGCTCGTCGAAGATGATCCGAGCGATGCCGACCTGACCATGCACGCCTTGCAGCGCGCGCGCTTGCTCAACCCGGTGCGCGTGGTGCCGGATGCGGAAAGCGCGCTGCTATTGTTGCAACGCCAGGAATACGAGGGCCGAGTCGGGGACCGCCGGGTCGATCTCATTCTGCTCGACCTGGGTCTGCCGCGCATGAGCGGGCGGGAGCTGCTCGATACCGTCTGGGAGGACCGCCACCTGCGGCACATCCCGGTGATAGTGCTCACCGGCTCCGATTCGGTGGCTGATCGGCTGCGTAGCTACAAGCACGGGGCGCTGGGGTTTCTAAACAAACCGATCGACGTGAGCGAGTTATTGCACGTGCTCAGTGATCGTACGGACTCCGGCTTGGTGTTTGTCCGGACCTGA
- a CDS encoding nuclear transport factor 2 family protein, which translates to MAKKPLKKKAAKKTAPARKPKAAARRKPTPKPARKSAARAAKPRPAAPAPNPVRELAQRILDLTITHNDEASFALYADNVESIEPGMPPVTGIDAIKQKFAMWRAMVSDSSWKARNVWVDGNTIVIEWDCRATFAATGRQSEFSEVAIHEVRDGKITRERFYYDRSAMQP; encoded by the coding sequence ATGGCCAAGAAACCGCTCAAGAAGAAAGCCGCGAAGAAGACGGCACCAGCGCGCAAGCCCAAAGCGGCGGCGCGGCGCAAGCCCACACCCAAACCCGCGCGCAAGTCGGCGGCACGCGCCGCCAAGCCGCGGCCTGCCGCCCCGGCACCCAACCCGGTGCGCGAGCTGGCCCAGCGCATTCTCGACCTCACCATCACCCACAACGACGAGGCTTCGTTCGCGCTCTACGCCGACAACGTCGAGTCGATCGAGCCGGGGATGCCGCCCGTAACCGGCATCGACGCCATTAAGCAGAAATTCGCGATGTGGCGCGCGATGGTGAGCGACTCGTCCTGGAAAGCCCGCAACGTCTGGGTCGATGGCAACACCATCGTCATCGAATGGGACTGCCGCGCCACCTTTGCCGCCACCGGCCGGCAAAGTGAATTCAGCGAGGTCGCTATTCACGAAGTGCGAGACGGCAAAATCACCCGCGAGCGGTTCTACTACGACCGCTCGGCCATGCAGCCATAA